AAGCGAATGCGATTTGCTTGCGCTTTGTTGCGAGCATCATTTGGGGTTGGAACACCAATTGTTAAGGCTAAAATTACTTCTTGACCTTGCTTCATCATTCCTTTATTAATTAATGTCTTTTTCAATTTGCATTTTTGCATTCCTAACATTGGTGTTGAACCATAACCAAGTTCTGTTGCCGCTAACATTGTAAAACTAAATTTAATTGTGGTATTAATGATATGAACTAAATCAGTTGATTCAGATATAGTACCATAGTATTGTAAAACTCCTTCTTTCATTTTTTGACGGTCTGCTTCCGGAATATCCAAAAATTTCATTGTTGCATTATAAATGCTTTGGCCATTATTTAACATTTGCATTTTAAAAGGGGTTCCAACAAATAGGAATAGGGCACTAGCATCTTTAACATTTTGGGTGTTAAAACTTTCAAAATCGTTGGCAATTTCTTCTTTTAATTTTTGATCTCTAATTACCAAGATATTTGTATCTTGTAAGTTATTAGAGCTTGGGGCTAAATAAACTGCCTCAAGAATTTTTTGTAATTCTTCATCAGTTATTCCGTTATTTGGCAAATATGATTTAATTGTATGGCGTTTTTCGCTTAATTCTTTAAAATTCATTCATTGTTTCCTCGTCTCTTTCATTTTTATAAAGTTTTATATCTAATAAAAAGGTCTATTAATAATTGGATAGTAAAAAAATTAAAAAAGTTTTAAAATCTTTACTTAATAATTCCAAAAATCTACTTTTTCCCTAGATTTGTTGGAATAATATAATAACCTTTTTTGAAAAAAAAGTCAATTTTTATGGTATAATTTAAATGTGTAAATAGAGGCTAAACTAATTATATAAACTTATTGATTATTTTGTTGTGGGGTAAGGAAAATGAAAAAAATAAGAATAGAAAATCTCCGTCAAAAAGGGGTTTTAGAACGATTTTTATATATTAACGATGTTGTACAAGCGGGAGAACCGATTGCCTTAATTTTAGTTAATAACAAGGAAGAAATTATTGTCAATGCACCAGATGATGGTCTTGTTATTAAACCAATTAAAATTGGTAGCAAAGTTAAAAATAACAGTGTTATTGCCCACCTCTTAACAAATGAAAAAGAAATTACAAAATATCATAATAAACTTAATAAAAAAACTGATCTTGAAGTTGACTTTTCGCCTTCTGATAAAGGCGAATTTGGAACAAAATGAGCTGATGTTGAAGAAGATAATTATTCAGGGACAAGTTTTGTTTCAACAACAGTAGCCCCAGCCCAAACTTTACCATTAACAAGCTTATTACAAACACCTAACCTTAGCCAACACCAATCTCCAAACTACCAGTCATTATTAGGCAAAGTGCAAGAATCACGCCCCGAAGCTCAATTAGAACAAAAGAGTGAAGAAACCAAATCAATTTTTAATGCGTCTTTTGCGCCATTAAAAACAAGCATAGTTGAAAAAGGTCGTTGAGATGAAAAACCATTATCATTTAATAAACCAAGCGAAAAACCCTTGTCATTTAAAGAAGCAAAACTTAGTGGGTCTTTTTTAAATGAGAAAAATAATAGTGAGGAGTCTACCCAGGTGGAAGATTTAAAAGCAAAAATTAGTCAAGCTTTAGCAGAAAGTAAAAATACTTTACAACAAGAATTAGCAGAGAAAGAATATGCCAAATATTTAGTTCAAACAACAAAAACTCATGATGAAAAACCAACTAGTGTAATTTTAGCAAGTGGTCAAACGGAAAATGCCCCAACAAATAATTTCCGGGAATTAGTTAATAAACGTCGTGAGCAATTACATAGTAATAATAATTTTCAGAAATTAAATCTTGAGGCGGATAATAATAAAAATGCGATGGACTTTTTAGATGATGAAGGTAAACCAATTATTTTACGTAATATTGTTCAAAATCGTATGAATAATTTAATTAGTGAAAATACTTCAGGATTACGGGCAGCAAGTGAAGTTAGTGGAACTAGTTTTAGTGACACAAGCGATAGTTATCGAGGAACACGTTCTGAATATGGCATGGCTCCAAGCAAAAAAGCAAATGATAATGCTGAAAAATATTCATATATTAATGCTGATGGAATTCTTGTTGATGGGGATGAGCCACAACATACTCCACATAAGCAATATAAAACATACCGTGATCGCTTATTTGAAAAATTACATAATGATGCTGAACGACAAAAAATTTTAAAAACAAGAAACCAACGCGAATTAATTAAACAAAGAATGGAAGCAATTGCAGCTGGGGATGTTGAAGTTGATAATGTTTTAGGAGCAACCCATAATTTTAAACGCCCATCATATGAAGAAATGGAAAAACAGTATAAGGTGTTAGATGATAAATATAATGCTGAACATCGTGGTGTTGACCAAGCAGAAAGTGATAATTATGGGTGAGGAGAACAGATTACTCATAATGAACCAATTAAACAATTAGAAAAACCACAAAATAATCCAAAAACAGCGCCAGTAACAGCCCAAAAAGAACCACAACCAGTTTTTCAACAATTCTTGCCTTCCCAAGCAACTGGGGGCGATAGTAGTATTTTAGCCGAGCTAGCTGTCTTAAAAGAAAAATTAGCGCAACAAGAACAAAATAATCGTCAAAATGAATTATTAAATGAAATTCGTCATTTAAAAGAAAATAATCAAAATAACAGTAACAATACTTTTGATAAATTAATGCAATATATGATGTTACAACAAATGTTTAAAACAACCCCTAATAGTAGTGCCGACCCTATTTTAACTGATTTATTAAAAGAAAGTTTCTTAGGAAATAAAACAAACAATAGTCAAGATTTACAAATTAAAAAATTCGATAATATGGCCCCACAAGGAAACTTATTACACCCAATAAATAATAGTTTAAATATTGTTAATACAAGTAACAATATTATTGAACCGCAAGGACCAGAAAGCCGCGAGGAAATTAAAGCCGCAAAATATCCAGCAATTAAATCAATGATTATGACCCAGGCTAGTGTTCCACCATTAACAATTAATACGGAAATTGATATGTCAGCGGTAATTGAACAACAACGAAAATTAAAAAATGCTAATGCTAACTCTGGTGTTCGCTTTTCAACAATGAGTTTTATTGTTAAATCAGTATCATTAGCACTAACAGAATATCCAAAATTAAATTCCTATTATGATGCTAGAACAAATCAAATTGTTATTAAAAATTCCCATCATATTGGAATTGCAACTGAAACAAGTGAGGGATTAGTTATTCCTGTCATTAAATTTGCTGAAAAATTAAGTTTAAAACAAATTGCTGTAACATCACAAGAAATTATTGACCGCTTGCGCGAAGGTGAATTATACGATTATGAATTACAAGGAAGTACAATTACTGTCGCCAACTATGGAACAGTTGGGGCAGTTACTGCTACGCCAACGATTTTTTATCCTAATTCAGCTGTGGTCGGAATCGGGCGAGTTGTTCGTAAACCAGTTGTTATTAAAGGTGATAAATTAGTAATTCGCTCAATGATGAATATTTCGTTAACAATTGATCAAAGAATTATTGATGCTGCCGAAGCAGGAATATTCTTAACACGATTAAAAGAAATTTTAGAGTCACCAGAATTAATTACTTTATCATAAAAAAACCTCATCCGAGGTTTTTTTATGTTTTAATAATTTTATAACTATAAATTATTCTATCAATAATGAATTGATCTAATGCCCCTATGATAGGATGATTATTTTCAACTATAATAGTAATAATTAATTCCCGACGATAGAATGTTCGTTTAAAAATATTAATGTTATGTTGTTGTAATAGGTTTCGTAAAAAATTTTCATAAAGTGGTCGTAATAAAATTCCGATTTTTAACTGAACGGCAATTTTTTTCATGTTAGCTGTTTCAAGGGTTAAGCGTGTAATTGTTCCATAAGCTGATTTAGGATTCTCCAGAATTGTATTACTATTACAGTAACGAATAACAAGAACAATAATGTTTGTTAAGTCACGTTCAATGATGGCATCCAAAATTGGGCGACCTGCTTCATGACGGATTTCGCCATTATCAGTTTTAAAAATATTTTCACGGCGTAAACCAATAACATACGCATAGGCATTAAAACTAGCTTTGCGATCTTTAAATGTTTTTAAAAATTCAATAACATCATTTTCAGATTCAACATATTTTGCGAAACACAAAAATTTATTATACTGAATAATAATTTCTTTTTTTAATATTTGATTTTTTTTAATAATATACATTGCTTTCTTCTCTTTTGGGTTGATAATATTTAATACATAACTATTATTACAACTTAATTATAATACAAAAAAAATAGTAATTTTTCAATTTAAAATATTTTTTTATTACCAAGAACGATATCTTTACAATTTCTAAAATTTAGATATAATAAAATAGGTAAAAATATTTACCTAATTAAATTAGATATGGCGGTTGTGGCGAAGTGGTTAACGCACCGGATTGTGGCTCCGGCACTCGTGGGTTCAAGCCCCATCAGCCGCCCCATTTATTGAAAATTAAGTTGTACTTTTTGGAAAAAGTACTTTTTTTATTTTTAAATTAGGGGTTTGTGTAAGGTACCATAGACATTTAAGACCAGTTAGTCTTTTAAAAATTTTAACACAGCTTCAGCAGGTGTTAAAAGATTTATGCTCTTATGTCGTCGAATATTGTTATAATAATTTAGAAAGATTTTAATTTGTTTTTCAATATCATCAATTTCCTTAAGATATCTTGGTAAATATTCAAAAAACTTATTTCAGTTACGATGAAATCTTTCAATTTTCCCATTTGACTGTGGGGAACGCACTGGAGTTGTCTGATGAGCAACTCCTTTTTTATTTACTGCTTTTGTAAATTCACTTTTTCGATGAGCATAATTTGAACGATGATTATATACATATTCAGTTCCATTGTCTGTTCGAATTCTCTTAATGTTAATGCCAATATTTTTAAATTCAAAATAAGCTTTTTCAAATAGTTTAGCAGCAATATCTTGTGTTTTATGCGCAGAAACATAAGCCACTGCATAACGTGATTTTTCATCAATGTAATCAAAAATATACAAATCTTTTTTGTAACCTGTCATATTTTTAGTTAATATTTTAACATCATGTTGAACATGTCCTAATTCGGGCATTTCATAACGTTGATATATTTTCTTTATATTTTTACGCTTAGAATAATTATTAAATGTTTTATCTCATTTTATTAATGTTTTAATGTTATGTTTAATTGGCATATTTTGGTAGGTAAAATAATTTGCTAATGTTAAATTATAAAACTCATATATCCCTGTGCCATATTTTTCTCGGTATGTTTTAATCATCTTAGCAATTTTTCTTTTATATATTTTACTATAATGATAATGAATAGTTTTTGGTCGTGTTGAAGTCTTTTTAAATCATTCAAAATCATAAGAATTTAATAAAAATTCTTTAATTTTATTTGATCATGTATAAAATGTTTGTTTGCCTTTATAAAATAATTTAATTAACTGGTTTAATGAGTGACTTTTTAAATAGTATTTATGGCATAAATTAAAATAATTTGACAAATGATGATAGATATAATTTGTTTCTTTAGTTGGTTCAACACGCCCATACCACTTTTTAAAACCACGATGTAATTTATATAATTCATTTTCAGTAATAATACTTGTTATCATTTTTAATCCTCCTAAATTTATTCTAAAGAATTTAGTGGTCTTAAATGTGTGTGGTTTTTACATAAATTAGGGGTTTGACTATTTACTTACAGAATTTGCTTGATATAATTATAATGATAGTGTAATAAAAATATCATTTTAATTAAAACTATATTTAGAATTAAGAATTACTATTTGTTTTAAACTAATTTTGTTTCGTGGATTTTATATTGGAAAAGAGAATAAAATATTAAATAATAAAGGAGGATTTTTATGATGGAGACATTAAAAATCGGTGATGTAGTATTAGTACATGCATATAAACATAATGGGGCAATTTATCGTAGCTGAGATGCAGCTATTGTCTTAGAATTAAATTCAGATTATTTAGTTTTGGTTAATGAAGATGTAACAGTAACGGAATTAAATGGTCGAAAATGAAAAACAAACGAACCAGCAATTTGAATTTTTAATCGAAAAAATTGAAGTAACATTATTTGCATGTTTAAAGAAACAGGACTAAATTATTATTGCAATATTGCTTCCCCATTTATTATGGAAGGCAAAACAATTAAATACATTGATTATGACTTAGATATTAAGGTGTTTTCGGATGGGGCCTATAAAATCCTTGATTTAAAAGAATTCAACCGCAATCGTATTATGTGGAAATATGGTCAAGATATTATAAACATGATTTGATCAGAGGTTGATAATTTGAAAAATCAAATTAAAAATCAAACCTTTATTTTTTCGCATGCCCGTGCCCAAGCTTTTTGAGACCAATATTTACAATGAAAAGAAAATAATCAAAAATAGGTTTTATTAATTGGCATTTTATCGGTATAATATTATTAATTGTATGAAAAGAGGAAAAATATTATGCTTAAATTTGATTTTAAAAAAAATTTTTTATGGGGTAGTGCTTTTTCAGGACCCCAAACAGAAGGTGCTTTTTTTGAAGACGGTAAATCATCATCAAACTGAGATTATTGATTTAAAAAAGAAAAATACCGCTTCTTTAATGAGCAGCCATGTCGTAATGATTTTTATCATCGCTATGAAGAAGATATTTTGATTGCGAAAAAACTAAACTTTAATTCGCTACGCACATCAATTCAATGAAGTCGCTTAATTCCTGATGGGAAAACAATTAACCCCAAAGGGATAGAATTTTACAATAATGTTATTAATACAATGCTTGCAAACAACATTAAACCAATTATTAATTTATTTCATTTTGATATGCCAACATGAGCACAAGAAGTTGGAGGTTGGTTATCATTAGCGGTTGTTGATGCTTTTACATTTTTTGCCAAAACATGTTTTGAATTATTTGGTGATCGCGTTGAAATGTTTACAACTTTTAATGAACCAATTGTTGTTGTGGAAGGAAGTTATTGATATGACTGACATATTCCAAATGAAATTAGTATGCAAGATGGGATGCAAGCGCAATGAAATCTTTTAATTGCCCACTTACGAGCAGTAAAAGCTTATCGTGAACTAAAATTAGGGGGACAAATTGGGTGTTTGTTAAATATTTCTCCATCAATTCCTCGTAGTAAAAATCCAGCTGACCAAGAAGCAGCTTATTATCATGATTTATTTACGTTAAATTGTTTTTTAGACCCTATGGTTAAGAATACTTATCCTGAAGATTTAATTAAGTTAGCAAAAAAACATAATTTTATGTGAACAATCAATTCGGGTGATGAAGATTTAATTGCTAATGAAACTTTACGGGTTGATTTTCTAGGATTAAATTATTATCAACCTGCCCGAGTTAAATGTTTAGACTATCTTCCTAATTTTGCAAATGGGGCAATTACCCCACATTACTTTTATCAACCATATGATATGCCAGGGCGAAAAATTAATCCTTACCGGGGATGAGAAATTTTTCCAAAAGGAATTTATTTAGCCCTAATGAATTTAAAAAATAATTACAATAATATTCCTGTTTACATTTCCGAAAATGGGATGGGAGTTGAAAATGAAGAACGCTTTATTAAAGATGGTGTTATTGATGATCAATACCGAATTAATTTTGTTAAAGAACACTTAGCTTGAATGCAAAAAGCAATTAGTGAAGGGGCAAATTGTTTTGGCTATCATACCTGAGCTTATATTGATAATTGATCATGAATGAATGCCTATAAAAATCGTTATGGATTTGTCCAATTAGATTTAAATAATAATGGCCAACGGGTATTAAAAAAATCAGCTGAGTTTATC
The Spiroplasma chrysopicola DF-1 genome window above contains:
- a CDS encoding nitroreductase family protein — its product is MNFKELSEKRHTIKSYLPNNGITDEELQKILEAVYLAPSSNNLQDTNILVIRDQKLKEEIANDFESFNTQNVKDASALFLFVGTPFKMQMLNNGQSIYNATMKFLDIPEADRQKMKEGVLQYYGTISESTDLVHIINTTIKFSFTMLAATELGYGSTPMLGMQKCKLKKTLINKGMMKQGQEVILALTIGVPTPNDARNKAQANRIRLPFEETYKIY
- a CDS encoding 2-oxo acid dehydrogenase subunit E2, whose protein sequence is MKKIRIENLRQKGVLERFLYINDVVQAGEPIALILVNNKEEIIVNAPDDGLVIKPIKIGSKVKNNSVIAHLLTNEKEITKYHNKLNKKTDLEVDFSPSDKGEFGTKWADVEEDNYSGTSFVSTTVAPAQTLPLTSLLQTPNLSQHQSPNYQSLLGKVQESRPEAQLEQKSEETKSIFNASFAPLKTSIVEKGRWDEKPLSFNKPSEKPLSFKEAKLSGSFLNEKNNSEESTQVEDLKAKISQALAESKNTLQQELAEKEYAKYLVQTTKTHDEKPTSVILASGQTENAPTNNFRELVNKRREQLHSNNNFQKLNLEADNNKNAMDFLDDEGKPIILRNIVQNRMNNLISENTSGLRAASEVSGTSFSDTSDSYRGTRSEYGMAPSKKANDNAEKYSYINADGILVDGDEPQHTPHKQYKTYRDRLFEKLHNDAERQKILKTRNQRELIKQRMEAIAAGDVEVDNVLGATHNFKRPSYEEMEKQYKVLDDKYNAEHRGVDQAESDNYGWGEQITHNEPIKQLEKPQNNPKTAPVTAQKEPQPVFQQFLPSQATGGDSSILAELAVLKEKLAQQEQNNRQNELLNEIRHLKENNQNNSNNTFDKLMQYMMLQQMFKTTPNSSADPILTDLLKESFLGNKTNNSQDLQIKKFDNMAPQGNLLHPINNSLNIVNTSNNIIEPQGPESREEIKAAKYPAIKSMIMTQASVPPLTINTEIDMSAVIEQQRKLKNANANSGVRFSTMSFIVKSVSLALTEYPKLNSYYDARTNQIVIKNSHHIGIATETSEGLVIPVIKFAEKLSLKQIAVTSQEIIDRLREGELYDYELQGSTITVANYGTVGAVTATPTIFYPNSAVVGIGRVVRKPVVIKGDKLVIRSMMNISLTIDQRIIDAAEAGIFLTRLKEILESPELITLS
- a CDS encoding IMPACT family protein is translated as MYIIKKNQILKKEIIIQYNKFLCFAKYVESENDVIEFLKTFKDRKASFNAYAYVIGLRRENIFKTDNGEIRHEAGRPILDAIIERDLTNIIVLVIRYCNSNTILENPKSAYGTITRLTLETANMKKIAVQLKIGILLRPLYENFLRNLLQQHNINIFKRTFYRRELIITIIVENNHPIIGALDQFIIDRIIYSYKIIKT
- a CDS encoding IS481 family transposase, translated to MITSIITENELYKLHRGFKKWYGRVEPTKETNYIYHHLSNYFNLCHKYYLKSHSLNQLIKLFYKGKQTFYTWSNKIKEFLLNSYDFEWFKKTSTRPKTIHYHYSKIYKRKIAKMIKTYREKYGTGIYEFYNLTLANYFTYQNMPIKHNIKTLIKWDKTFNNYSKRKNIKKIYQRYEMPELGHVQHDVKILTKNMTGYKKDLYIFDYIDEKSRYAVAYVSAHKTQDIAAKLFEKAYFEFKNIGINIKRIRTDNGTEYVYNHRSNYAHRKSEFTKAVNKKGVAHQTTPVRSPQSNGKIERFHRNWNKFFEYLPRYLKEIDDIEKQIKIFLNYYNNIRRHKSINLLTPAEAVLKFLKD
- a CDS encoding DUF402 domain-containing protein, with translation MMETLKIGDVVLVHAYKHNGAIYRSWDAAIVLELNSDYLVLVNEDVTVTELNGRKWKTNEPAIWIFNRKNWSNIICMFKETGLNYYCNIASPFIMEGKTIKYIDYDLDIKVFSDGAYKILDLKEFNRNRIMWKYGQDIINMIWSEVDNLKNQIKNQTFIFSHARAQAFWDQYLQWKENNQK
- a CDS encoding glycoside hydrolase family 1 protein; the protein is MLKFDFKKNFLWGSAFSGPQTEGAFFEDGKSSSNWDYWFKKEKYRFFNEQPCRNDFYHRYEEDILIAKKLNFNSLRTSIQWSRLIPDGKTINPKGIEFYNNVINTMLANNIKPIINLFHFDMPTWAQEVGGWLSLAVVDAFTFFAKTCFELFGDRVEMFTTFNEPIVVVEGSYWYDWHIPNEISMQDGMQAQWNLLIAHLRAVKAYRELKLGGQIGCLLNISPSIPRSKNPADQEAAYYHDLFTLNCFLDPMVKNTYPEDLIKLAKKHNFMWTINSGDEDLIANETLRVDFLGLNYYQPARVKCLDYLPNFANGAITPHYFYQPYDMPGRKINPYRGWEIFPKGIYLALMNLKNNYNNIPVYISENGMGVENEERFIKDGVIDDQYRINFVKEHLAWMQKAISEGANCFGYHTWAYIDNWSWMNAYKNRYGFVQLDLNNNGQRVLKKSAEFIQTTIVNQAIDYDEELI